One genomic window of Arachis hypogaea cultivar Tifrunner chromosome 8, arahy.Tifrunner.gnm2.J5K5, whole genome shotgun sequence includes the following:
- the LOC112705609 gene encoding uncharacterized protein isoform X1: MGALATLPPWTSEDDPLLKNAVEAGASLESLAKGAVQFSRRYSFREIRDRWYSILYDPIISAEASAGMTDFEISTSPLPSKFIKFGNSRECKIDSAKRKAESVRTSYYAMRKRIRNDAFNSIDLGFLVDPENDNYGVNGSESLPKNCLAEGETSNHFGFHGSHTDPAQYSFPENMMNGGAITNGVTVHAYYTGAKDPVQDNIPAEQQDVLREEPQFLRGDVSNGAAEEMGVPEELAIDSFIDDDNLETPFDQINSDPGNLCSEFDGNDVFDSSEMECGTSFNSLHLSPLPEMPVWKTHASIQEPEMPCGDFKDSIACGEAYLAELSNSLLNFTNEEELYLMDVDGKDGIDKSYYDGLSSLLLSSPNDVSQDQMPEKAEAESSVASQAKVSNLSVSCHAKVDDNNRLQSSDAQTVQKSDIQVSSSISVKDPRFPELINGVVFCALNTEEPEVPCNVDVFLLPLDVPPSTSPYSSEWVYTESNKPISSCVQDYGFSNHKALERSRMTKVEQKKPAEFRGSSQVMGSPPFPGVKCEFSNAHASHIASRSAVTVSGGLGGNKASTTNAIMHANPKDTPINVGSTHCLNSRVTNCYSEKPTLGSNDFRNHPYSDGSGMKQAENLPLPIQDRHLQHAEVGSSDVPKSHLVAISPTLDEEEQYMESDDDVPCYSDIEAMILDMDLDPDDQDLFYNEEVSTYQHEETKRTIIKLEQGAHSYMQRAIALHEAIAILYGHHSKHYIKKAEVLLGRATEGVPVDIDLGKGGYANKISRRQAIIKLDNDGSFYIKNFGKTSILVNNKEVQTGQSQRLHSNCLIELRGMPFIFETNPSRVKQYPDQHITDNS; encoded by the exons GCCGGTGCTTCTTTAGAGTCACTAGCAAAAGGTGCGGTGCAGTTTTCTCGAAGATATAGTTTTAGAGAAATACGCGATAGATGGTACTCTATCCTCTATGATCCTATTATTTCTGCGGAAGCATCTGCAGGCATGACAGACTTTGAGATTTCTACTTCACCTCTCCCATCGAAGTTCATCAAGTTTGGAAATTCAAGAGAATGCAAAATTGATTCTGCAAAAAGAAAAGCTGAAAGTGTACGGACTTCCTATTATGCTATGCGGAAAAGAATTCGCAATGACGCATTTAATTCCATAGATTTAGGTTTCCTTGTTGATCCTGAAAATGACAATTATGGTGTAAATGGAAGTGAGAGTTTGCCTAAAAACTGTTTGGCCGAAGGTGAAACGTCCAATCATTTTGGTTTCCATGGTTCACATACTGATCCTGCTCAGTATTCTTTTCCTGAAAATATGATGAATGGTGGTGCTATAACGAATGGAGTTACTGTCCATGCATATTACACCGGAGCTAAGGATCCAGTTCAAGACAATATCCCTGCTGAGCAACAAGATGTACTTAGAGAAGAACCTCAATTTCTTCGAGGTGATGTTTCCAATGGAGCTGCAGAGGAGATGGGTGTTCCAGAAGAACTAGCCATTGATAGCTTCATTGATGACGATAATTTAGAGACCCCATTTGATCAGATCAACAGTGACCCTGGAAACCTGTGTTCTGAGTTTGATGGAAATGATGTATTTGATTCATCTGAAATGGAATGTGGTACATCATTTAATAGCTTACATTTGTCTCCACTCCCGGAAATGCCAGTGTGGAAAACACATGCGAGCATTCAAGAACCTGAAATGCCATGTGGTGATTTTAAGGATTCTATTGCTTGTGGGGAGGCTTACCTGGCAGAACTGTCCAATTCTCTCTTAAACTTCACAAATGAGGAAGAACTCTATCTGATGGATGTTGATGGAAAAGACGGGATTGATAAGTCTTATTATGATGGTCTGAGTTCACTTCTACTAAGTTCTCCTAATGATGTTAGCCAAGATCAGATGCCTGAAAAGGCTGAGGCAGAGTCTTCAGTGGCCTCACAAGCAAAAGTTTCAAATCTGTCAGTTTCATGTCATGCAAAAGTAGATGATAACAATAGACTACAGTCTAGCGATGCCCAAACAGTTCAAAAATCAGATATCCAAGTATCATCTTCTATCTCTGTTAAAGATCCTCGTTTTCCTGAACTAATCAATGGAGTTGTATTCTGTGCTCTAAACACTGAAGAACCAGAAGTTCCATGCAATGTTGATGTTTTCTTACTACCCTTGGATGTGCCTCCTTCAACATCTCCGTATTCATCTGAATGGGTGTATACAGAATCCAATAAGCCAATTTCATCATGTGTTCAGGATTATGGATTTAGTAACCATAAGGCTCTTGAAAGAAGTAGAATGACAAAGGTAGAACAGAAAAAACCCGCAGAATTTCGTGGATCTTCTCAGGTGATGGGATCTCCTCCCTTTCCAGGGGTAAAGTGTGAATTTTCGAATGCTCATGCATCACACATAGCGTCCAGGAGTGCTGTGACTGTTTCTGGTGGGTTAGGTGGAAATAAAGCTAGCACAACCAATGCTATCATGCATGCAAACCCAAAGGACACACCTATCAATGTAGGCTCGACACATTGTCTAAATAGTCGTGTGACAAACTGTTATAGTGAGAAACCAACCCTTGGGTCTAATGACTTCAGAAATCATCCTTATTCTGATGGATCTGGCATGAAACAGGCAGAAAACTTACCCTTGCCAATTCAAGATCGTCATTTGCAACATGCTGAAGTGGGGTCTTCAGATGTTCCCAAGTCTCATCTGGTGgcaatttctccaactttagATGAAGAAGAGCAATATATGGAGAGTGATGATGATGTTCCTTGTTATTCTGATATAGAGGCAATG ATACTTGATATGGATCTGGATCCAGATGATCAGGATTTGTTTTATAATGAGGAAG TATCAACATATCAACATGAGGAAACTAAGCGGACTATCATAAAGTTGGAACAGGGTGCTCATTCCTATATGCAGAGAGCCATTGCTTTACATGAAGCAATTGCCATTTTATATGGTCACCATTCAAAGCATTATATTAAGAAAGCCGAG GTTTTACTTGGACGGGCAACAGAAGGTGTTCCAGTAGATATTGACTTAGGCAAAGGAGGTTATGCAAATAAAATATCTCGACGCCAG GCAATTATAAAGCTGGACAATGATGGATCTTTCTACATTAAAAACTTTGGCAAGACTTCAATATTGGTGAATAACAAAGAAGTGCAAACTGGTCAGTCTCAAAGACTACACTCCAATTGTTTGATCGAG TTGAGGGGGATGCCATTCATATTTGAGACAAATCCTAGTCGTGTGAAGCAGTATCCGGATCAGCATATTACAGACAATTCATAA
- the LOC112705609 gene encoding uncharacterized protein isoform X2 has translation MTDFEISTSPLPSKFIKFGNSRECKIDSAKRKAESVRTSYYAMRKRIRNDAFNSIDLGFLVDPENDNYGVNGSESLPKNCLAEGETSNHFGFHGSHTDPAQYSFPENMMNGGAITNGVTVHAYYTGAKDPVQDNIPAEQQDVLREEPQFLRGDVSNGAAEEMGVPEELAIDSFIDDDNLETPFDQINSDPGNLCSEFDGNDVFDSSEMECGTSFNSLHLSPLPEMPVWKTHASIQEPEMPCGDFKDSIACGEAYLAELSNSLLNFTNEEELYLMDVDGKDGIDKSYYDGLSSLLLSSPNDVSQDQMPEKAEAESSVASQAKVSNLSVSCHAKVDDNNRLQSSDAQTVQKSDIQVSSSISVKDPRFPELINGVVFCALNTEEPEVPCNVDVFLLPLDVPPSTSPYSSEWVYTESNKPISSCVQDYGFSNHKALERSRMTKVEQKKPAEFRGSSQVMGSPPFPGVKCEFSNAHASHIASRSAVTVSGGLGGNKASTTNAIMHANPKDTPINVGSTHCLNSRVTNCYSEKPTLGSNDFRNHPYSDGSGMKQAENLPLPIQDRHLQHAEVGSSDVPKSHLVAISPTLDEEEQYMESDDDVPCYSDIEAMILDMDLDPDDQDLFYNEEVSTYQHEETKRTIIKLEQGAHSYMQRAIALHEAIAILYGHHSKHYIKKAEVLLGRATEGVPVDIDLGKGGYANKISRRQAIIKLDNDGSFYIKNFGKTSILVNNKEVQTGQSQRLHSNCLIELRGMPFIFETNPSRVKQYPDQHITDNS, from the exons ATGACAGACTTTGAGATTTCTACTTCACCTCTCCCATCGAAGTTCATCAAGTTTGGAAATTCAAGAGAATGCAAAATTGATTCTGCAAAAAGAAAAGCTGAAAGTGTACGGACTTCCTATTATGCTATGCGGAAAAGAATTCGCAATGACGCATTTAATTCCATAGATTTAGGTTTCCTTGTTGATCCTGAAAATGACAATTATGGTGTAAATGGAAGTGAGAGTTTGCCTAAAAACTGTTTGGCCGAAGGTGAAACGTCCAATCATTTTGGTTTCCATGGTTCACATACTGATCCTGCTCAGTATTCTTTTCCTGAAAATATGATGAATGGTGGTGCTATAACGAATGGAGTTACTGTCCATGCATATTACACCGGAGCTAAGGATCCAGTTCAAGACAATATCCCTGCTGAGCAACAAGATGTACTTAGAGAAGAACCTCAATTTCTTCGAGGTGATGTTTCCAATGGAGCTGCAGAGGAGATGGGTGTTCCAGAAGAACTAGCCATTGATAGCTTCATTGATGACGATAATTTAGAGACCCCATTTGATCAGATCAACAGTGACCCTGGAAACCTGTGTTCTGAGTTTGATGGAAATGATGTATTTGATTCATCTGAAATGGAATGTGGTACATCATTTAATAGCTTACATTTGTCTCCACTCCCGGAAATGCCAGTGTGGAAAACACATGCGAGCATTCAAGAACCTGAAATGCCATGTGGTGATTTTAAGGATTCTATTGCTTGTGGGGAGGCTTACCTGGCAGAACTGTCCAATTCTCTCTTAAACTTCACAAATGAGGAAGAACTCTATCTGATGGATGTTGATGGAAAAGACGGGATTGATAAGTCTTATTATGATGGTCTGAGTTCACTTCTACTAAGTTCTCCTAATGATGTTAGCCAAGATCAGATGCCTGAAAAGGCTGAGGCAGAGTCTTCAGTGGCCTCACAAGCAAAAGTTTCAAATCTGTCAGTTTCATGTCATGCAAAAGTAGATGATAACAATAGACTACAGTCTAGCGATGCCCAAACAGTTCAAAAATCAGATATCCAAGTATCATCTTCTATCTCTGTTAAAGATCCTCGTTTTCCTGAACTAATCAATGGAGTTGTATTCTGTGCTCTAAACACTGAAGAACCAGAAGTTCCATGCAATGTTGATGTTTTCTTACTACCCTTGGATGTGCCTCCTTCAACATCTCCGTATTCATCTGAATGGGTGTATACAGAATCCAATAAGCCAATTTCATCATGTGTTCAGGATTATGGATTTAGTAACCATAAGGCTCTTGAAAGAAGTAGAATGACAAAGGTAGAACAGAAAAAACCCGCAGAATTTCGTGGATCTTCTCAGGTGATGGGATCTCCTCCCTTTCCAGGGGTAAAGTGTGAATTTTCGAATGCTCATGCATCACACATAGCGTCCAGGAGTGCTGTGACTGTTTCTGGTGGGTTAGGTGGAAATAAAGCTAGCACAACCAATGCTATCATGCATGCAAACCCAAAGGACACACCTATCAATGTAGGCTCGACACATTGTCTAAATAGTCGTGTGACAAACTGTTATAGTGAGAAACCAACCCTTGGGTCTAATGACTTCAGAAATCATCCTTATTCTGATGGATCTGGCATGAAACAGGCAGAAAACTTACCCTTGCCAATTCAAGATCGTCATTTGCAACATGCTGAAGTGGGGTCTTCAGATGTTCCCAAGTCTCATCTGGTGgcaatttctccaactttagATGAAGAAGAGCAATATATGGAGAGTGATGATGATGTTCCTTGTTATTCTGATATAGAGGCAATG ATACTTGATATGGATCTGGATCCAGATGATCAGGATTTGTTTTATAATGAGGAAG TATCAACATATCAACATGAGGAAACTAAGCGGACTATCATAAAGTTGGAACAGGGTGCTCATTCCTATATGCAGAGAGCCATTGCTTTACATGAAGCAATTGCCATTTTATATGGTCACCATTCAAAGCATTATATTAAGAAAGCCGAG GTTTTACTTGGACGGGCAACAGAAGGTGTTCCAGTAGATATTGACTTAGGCAAAGGAGGTTATGCAAATAAAATATCTCGACGCCAG GCAATTATAAAGCTGGACAATGATGGATCTTTCTACATTAAAAACTTTGGCAAGACTTCAATATTGGTGAATAACAAAGAAGTGCAAACTGGTCAGTCTCAAAGACTACACTCCAATTGTTTGATCGAG TTGAGGGGGATGCCATTCATATTTGAGACAAATCCTAGTCGTGTGAAGCAGTATCCGGATCAGCATATTACAGACAATTCATAA
- the LOC112705610 gene encoding uncharacterized protein isoform X1 yields the protein MKGEGSREKGRRGKRGKLRWWASLPPSPPCAVKREIRESECRVEGAKKLRRTAAAPRSPPLSHHRQILEGHYATESPPLNRPRATIEQQNREERVLKEKEGASSATIAASSHCRLLRRRSWRWVAEPLPPENATITVEIHCRVQGCDLKLPLNLGRDERNSVRRLGYGFDLSSSRVLCNGPYTNWRITVASISLQKVNNSKLHRRKFGVESDLEVERA from the exons atgAAAGGAGAAGGGAGCCGCGAgaaagggagaaggggaaagAGAGGGAAACTGCGCTGGTGGGCATCACTGCCACCGTCGCCCCCCTGTGCCGTCAAGAGGGAGATCCGAGAGAGCGAGTGCAGAGTTGAGGGAGCAAAGAAGCTGCGCCGCACTGCCGCTGCACCACGCTCGCCGCCACTGTCGCATCATCGTCAGATCTTGGAGGGACACTACGCCACCGAGTCGCCGCCGCTGAACCGTCCACGAGCCACCATTGAGCAACAAAACCGCGAAGAGAGAGTGCTCAAAGAGAAAGAGGGAGCCAGTTCTGCCACCATCGCAGCATCCAGCCACTGTCGCTTGCTTCGTCGCCGCTCCTGGAGATGGGTGGCCGAGCCTCTGCCGCCGGAGAACGCCACTATCACCGTCGAGATCCACTGTCG CGTGCAGGGATGTGATTTGAAGCTACCATTGAATTTGGGTCGAGACGAAAGGAATTctgtgaggcgtttgggttatggtttcgaCTTATCGAG TTCAAGAGTACTATGCAATGGACCATACACTAATTGGAGAATAACAGTAGCCTCGATCAGTCTACAAAAAGTTAACAATAGCAAATTACATAGAAGAAAGTTCGGTGTggaaagtgatttggaagtggaGAGGGCTTAA
- the LOC112705610 gene encoding uncharacterized protein isoform X3 — protein sequence MKGEGSREKGRRGKRGKLRWWASLPPSPPCAVKREIRESECRVEGAKKLRRTAAAPRSPPLSHHRQILEGHYATESPPLNRPRATIEQQNREERVLKEKEGASSATIAASSHCRLLRRRSWRWVAEPLPPENATITVEIHCRVQGCDLKLPLNLGRDERNSVRRLGYGFDLSR from the exons atgAAAGGAGAAGGGAGCCGCGAgaaagggagaaggggaaagAGAGGGAAACTGCGCTGGTGGGCATCACTGCCACCGTCGCCCCCCTGTGCCGTCAAGAGGGAGATCCGAGAGAGCGAGTGCAGAGTTGAGGGAGCAAAGAAGCTGCGCCGCACTGCCGCTGCACCACGCTCGCCGCCACTGTCGCATCATCGTCAGATCTTGGAGGGACACTACGCCACCGAGTCGCCGCCGCTGAACCGTCCACGAGCCACCATTGAGCAACAAAACCGCGAAGAGAGAGTGCTCAAAGAGAAAGAGGGAGCCAGTTCTGCCACCATCGCAGCATCCAGCCACTGTCGCTTGCTTCGTCGCCGCTCCTGGAGATGGGTGGCCGAGCCTCTGCCGCCGGAGAACGCCACTATCACCGTCGAGATCCACTGTCG CGTGCAGGGATGTGATTTGAAGCTACCATTGAATTTGGGTCGAGACGAAAGGAATTctgtgaggcgtttgggttatggtttcgaCTTATCGAG gtga
- the LOC112705610 gene encoding uncharacterized protein isoform X2, with protein MKGEGSREKGRRGKRGKLRWWASLPPSPPCAVKREIRESECRVEGAKKLRRTAAAPRSPPLSHHRQILEGHYATESPPLNRPRATIEQQNREERVLKEKEGASSATIAASSHCRLLRRRSWRWVAEPLPPENATITVEIHFIVVRVWSPLPLEVAAGATTKPVQRPPLLRFRITVNTYVSKTPCRAGM; from the exons atgAAAGGAGAAGGGAGCCGCGAgaaagggagaaggggaaagAGAGGGAAACTGCGCTGGTGGGCATCACTGCCACCGTCGCCCCCCTGTGCCGTCAAGAGGGAGATCCGAGAGAGCGAGTGCAGAGTTGAGGGAGCAAAGAAGCTGCGCCGCACTGCCGCTGCACCACGCTCGCCGCCACTGTCGCATCATCGTCAGATCTTGGAGGGACACTACGCCACCGAGTCGCCGCCGCTGAACCGTCCACGAGCCACCATTGAGCAACAAAACCGCGAAGAGAGAGTGCTCAAAGAGAAAGAGGGAGCCAGTTCTGCCACCATCGCAGCATCCAGCCACTGTCGCTTGCTTCGTCGCCGCTCCTGGAGATGGGTGGCCGAGCCTCTGCCGCCGGAGAACGCCACTATCACCGTCGAGATCCACT TCATCGTCGTCAGAGTCTGgtcgccgctgccgcttgaggtggctgccggggctACCACCAAACCGGTTCAGAGACCGCCGCTGCTTCGTTTTCGTATTACAGTGAATACTTACGTTTCAAAAACCCCCTGT CGTGCAGGGATGTGA